One region of Miscanthus floridulus cultivar M001 chromosome 19, ASM1932011v1, whole genome shotgun sequence genomic DNA includes:
- the LOC136528071 gene encoding protein neprosin-like: MASCSSFYFVPLLLLLMLLLASPPATAALASSESSGNATAATLRLGKELRKHKRIRALLTKLNKPALKTIQSSDGDIIDCVPSHLQPAFDHPKLRGQKILDPTERPKNCNFTLGSSGSGSGSSRVGEVVVQAWHATGEACPEGTVPIRRTTEKDLLRARSLRRYGRKPVRRGVRRDSTSSGHEHAVGYVNSEHYYGAKASVNVWSPRIGDPSEFSLSQIWVISGSFGNDLNTIEAGWQVSPELYGDSNPRFFTYWTTDAYQETGCYNHNCRGFVQTTNKIAVGAAITPESVYNGRQFDITLMLWKDPKHGHWWLELGPGLVVGYWPSYLFTHLARHANMVQFGGEVVNTRPSGSHTATQMGSGHVPREGFDRAAYFRNLQVVDWDNNLIPAANLKLFADHPGCYDIQGGSNSYWGSYFYYGGPGRNVKCP; the protein is encoded by the exons ATGGCTTCTTGCAGTAGCTTCTACTTTGTTCCCTTGCTCCTCCTGCTGATGCTCTTGCTGGCCTCTCCTCCCGCCACTGCTGCACTGGCATCTTCCGAGTCTAGCGGCAATGCCACTGCTGCAACGCTGAGGCTGGGGAAGGAGCTGCGCAAGCACAAGAGGATCAGGGCTCTGCTCACCAAGCTTAACAAGCCTGCTCTCAAGACCATCCAG AGCTCGGATGGTGATATCATAGACTGTGTTCCCTCTCACCTCCAGCCTGCATTTGACCACCCAAAGCTCAGAGGCCAAAAGATTCTG GATCCAACGGAGAGGCCCAAGAACTGCAACTTCACCCTTGGCagcagtggcagcggcagcggcagcagcagagTCGGCGAGGTGGTGGTGCAGGCGTGGCATGCCACCGGCGAGGCGTGTCCGGAGGGGACGGTGCCGATACGGCGGACGACAGAGAAGGATCTCCTCAGGGCCCGCTCCCTCAGGAGGTACGGCAGGAAGCCTGTGCGCCGAGGCGTTCGCCGTGATTCCACAAGCAGCGGCCATGAG CATGCAGTTGGGTATGTAAACTCCGAACATTACTATGGGGCCAAGGCCAGTGTTAATGTGTGGTCACCAAGGATAGGTGACCCATCTGAGTTCAGCCTCTCACAGATCTGGGTTATCTCTGGCTCTTTCGGCAATGATCTCAACACCATCGAAGCTGGATGGCAG GTAAGCCCTGAGCTATACGGAGACAGTAACCCAAGATTCTTCACCTACTGGACA ACTGACGCGTACCAagaaaccgggtgctacaaccaCAATTGCCGCGGATTCGTGCAGACGACGAACAAGATTGCGGTTGGGGCGGCTATCACCCCGGAATCGGTGTACAATGGCAGGCAGTTTGACATTACTCTCATGTTATGGAAG GATCCAAAGCACGGGCACTGGTGGCTGGAGCTGGGCCCGGGCCTCGTGGTCGGGTACTGGCCGTCGTACCTCTTCACCCACCTGGCTCGCCACGCCAacatggtgcagttcggcggcgAGGTCGTCAACACCCGGCCTTCGGGGTCGCACACGGCGACCCAGATGGGCAGCGGCCACGTCCCCAGAGAGGGCTTCGACCGCGCCGCCTACTTCCGGAACCTGCAGGTGGTGGACTGGGACAACAACCTCATCCCGGCGGCCAACCTGAAACTCTTCGCCGATCACCCCGGATGCTATGATATCCAGGGAGGCTCTAACAGCTACTGGGGAAGCTACTTCTACTACGGAGGGCCAGGGAGGAACGTGAAATGTCCCTGA